One region of Candidatus Poribacteria bacterium genomic DNA includes:
- a CDS encoding ABC transporter permease subunit encodes MIFHILTRELYDHLSSLRFALTTLLILILMIVNAIVYLGEYKQRMGEYRGQVAWSRNELKSRCTTLYRLALKGPGRLYKKPSPLAFCADGGEKFLLGEVHGNTAGRTRWWRSGDTAYKFTEIWGLIYPPNRDLLFISEAIPKDRSIMPDFIKIDWGFVTAVLLSFTGILFTFDAISGEQERGTLRLMLANSISRNTVISGKFLSAFFTIAIPVLIGVIVSTSIIYLSEAVQFKGSHWMRLGFIVCVALIYTSIFIFLGLLVSSRVKESSTSLAILLLIWTVWVVLMPNALGSLGNRLQSRPTPKEFMAQVQDSREDLQTRYFARIKEPPRQESPATIATALGAEYVNKDAELRDRLRAGYLFTELRQIQTARSLTRISPAAVVQYAFEGLAGTGLPRHLDFISQTRQYAKQFRQFLIDTDRSDPDSPHTVGIPEGTSQKPVNFDAVQILMPQLSTYCC; translated from the coding sequence ATGATATTCCACATCCTCACACGCGAACTCTACGATCACCTGAGCAGCTTGCGTTTCGCACTGACAACACTACTAATCCTAATACTGATGATTGTCAACGCTATCGTGTATCTCGGAGAATACAAGCAGCGAATGGGCGAATATCGAGGACAAGTTGCCTGGTCACGTAATGAGTTGAAATCTCGGTGCACTACGCTGTATCGCCTGGCTCTAAAGGGACCTGGCCGCCTCTACAAAAAACCGAGTCCTCTCGCTTTCTGTGCGGATGGCGGAGAAAAATTCCTACTGGGTGAAGTCCACGGCAATACCGCGGGGCGGACACGTTGGTGGCGGAGTGGCGATACTGCCTATAAGTTCACAGAAATTTGGGGATTGATATATCCACCGAATCGCGATCTGCTATTCATTTCAGAGGCAATCCCTAAAGATAGAAGTATCATGCCGGACTTTATCAAAATCGATTGGGGATTTGTGACGGCTGTTCTATTGAGCTTCACGGGCATTCTGTTCACGTTCGACGCGATCTCTGGTGAACAAGAACGAGGCACGCTGCGGTTGATGCTGGCGAATAGTATTTCACGGAACACCGTGATTAGCGGCAAATTTCTCAGTGCTTTTTTTACGATTGCTATTCCCGTTTTGATTGGCGTGATCGTTAGTACCTCCATCATATACCTTTCCGAAGCCGTCCAATTCAAGGGTAGCCATTGGATGAGGTTGGGCTTTATTGTCTGCGTTGCCTTGATTTACACCTCAATTTTTATTTTCTTGGGACTTCTCGTTTCCAGTCGTGTCAAAGAGTCTTCAACGAGCCTTGCCATTCTTTTGTTGATTTGGACAGTCTGGGTGGTACTGATGCCAAACGCATTGGGTTCGCTCGGTAACCGTTTGCAGTCCCGTCCCACCCCGAAAGAATTCATGGCTCAGGTTCAAGATTCACGCGAAGATTTGCAAACACGTTATTTTGCCCGGATTAAAGAACCTCCCCGACAAGAATCCCCGGCGACAATCGCTACTGCGTTGGGCGCGGAATATGTTAATAAAGATGCAGAATTACGCGATCGCTTGCGCGCCGGCTACCTTTTCACCGAACTCCGTCAAATCCAAACTGCCCGGTCCCTGACCCGTATTTCACCAGCAGCGGTTGTGCAGTACGCTTTTGAAGGGCTTGCAGGCACCGGTTTGCCCCGCCATTTAGACTTCATCTCCCAAACACGTCAATACGCGAAGCAGTTTCGACAATTCCTCATTGATACCGATCGGTCAGATCCAGACAGTCCACACACAGTCGGTATTCCAGAGGGCACATCCCAAAAACCGGTGAACTTCGATGCCGTGCAGATCTTAATGCCGCAATTATCGACCTACTGTTGCTAA